A genome region from Blautia coccoides includes the following:
- a CDS encoding class C sortase: MKRFVKNAGFILLFMGGLLTVLYPTISNRWNEKRFQQLITTYDYMAEEQEGVSEEVEAVRQYNQTLTGSKVPDAFSVRDNVKDADYENLLNVSNNGIMGSIEIPAIDIKLPVYHYTTDEVLQKGVGHLFGSSLPIGGESTHCVLSAHRGLPNSKLFTDLNLLKKGDTFYIKVYDEVLAYEVDEIQVVEPKETEALAIEEGKDYVTLITCTPYAVNTHRLLVRGCRIPYDEEEYMETLQNVRPRISSSVWIHMLCIIAGVGIAVVVCRILPDGFGKKYGEKKKKKR, encoded by the coding sequence ATGAAAAGATTTGTGAAAAATGCAGGATTCATCTTGCTTTTCATGGGTGGATTATTGACTGTATTATATCCGACGATCAGCAATCGATGGAATGAGAAGCGTTTTCAGCAGCTAATCACAACATATGATTACATGGCAGAAGAACAAGAGGGAGTTAGCGAAGAGGTAGAGGCAGTCAGACAGTACAATCAGACGCTGACAGGCTCTAAAGTGCCGGATGCATTTTCGGTAAGAGACAATGTAAAAGATGCTGATTATGAAAATCTTTTGAATGTAAGCAACAACGGAATTATGGGAAGTATAGAGATTCCGGCAATTGATATCAAGCTGCCTGTCTATCACTATACGACGGATGAAGTACTGCAAAAGGGAGTGGGACATCTCTTTGGAAGCTCTCTTCCGATCGGAGGGGAGAGTACTCATTGTGTTTTGTCTGCTCATCGAGGTCTCCCAAACAGCAAACTTTTTACAGATTTGAATCTGTTGAAAAAGGGAGATACATTTTATATAAAGGTATACGATGAAGTTCTTGCCTATGAAGTGGATGAGATACAGGTGGTAGAACCAAAAGAGACAGAAGCGCTTGCAATAGAGGAAGGGAAAGATTATGTAACTCTTATCACCTGTACTCCTTATGCAGTCAATACACACCGCCTTCTGGTACGGGGATGTCGTATCCCTTATGACGAAGAAGAATATATGGAGACCCTGCAAAATGTAAGGCCAAGGATCAGCTCTTCTGTGTGGATTCATATGCTTTGTATCATAGCCGGAGTCGGAATAGCAGTTGTTGTGTGCAGGATACTTCCGGACGGGTTTGGGAAAAAGTATGGAGAAAAGAAGAAAAAGAAAAGGTAA
- a CDS encoding class C sortase, which translates to MEKRRKRKGKRKVDFLLILFFFAGAGFLLYPSFSNMWNQYRNSLLMTEYTDGVRSLSEDEREQIWRKAQEYNNSHVTNVVTDAFAEDEDVSGEEYENLLNPDDNGIMGSIAIPSVDVKLPIYHGTGEAELKNGCGHLHGTSLPVGGTGTHAVLAAHRGLPSARLFTDLDRLKCGDLFYITIMDKKLAYKIDQITTVLPEETEALDIVDGEDYVTLITCTPYAVNTHRLLVRGHRVPYEEALKKEPDRTMETEVFHREGMLILTAFLAVAVLIIVGIYGRPKSGRKKKSRRKRNGR; encoded by the coding sequence ATGGAGAAAAGAAGAAAAAGAAAAGGTAAAAGAAAGGTAGACTTTCTGCTTATATTATTCTTCTTTGCAGGAGCGGGATTTCTTTTGTATCCCAGTTTCAGTAATATGTGGAATCAATATCGGAACAGTCTGTTGATGACAGAATATACAGATGGTGTAAGAAGCCTTTCGGAAGATGAGCGTGAGCAGATATGGAGGAAAGCGCAGGAATATAATAACAGTCATGTGACAAATGTTGTGACAGATGCATTTGCGGAAGATGAAGATGTGTCAGGTGAGGAATATGAGAATCTCTTGAATCCAGATGACAACGGCATAATGGGAAGTATTGCCATCCCCTCTGTAGATGTGAAACTCCCTATTTATCACGGAACCGGAGAAGCAGAACTGAAGAATGGGTGCGGACATCTGCACGGCACAAGTCTTCCGGTAGGAGGAACGGGAACTCATGCGGTACTGGCAGCACATCGGGGGCTGCCAAGTGCCAGACTCTTTACAGATCTTGACCGATTGAAATGCGGAGATCTGTTCTATATCACGATCATGGATAAAAAACTTGCATATAAGATAGATCAGATCACGACTGTACTGCCGGAGGAGACGGAGGCATTGGACATTGTAGATGGAGAAGACTATGTGACACTTATAACCTGCACACCCTATGCAGTCAATACACATCGTCTTTTGGTGCGAGGACATCGTGTTCCTTATGAAGAAGCACTTAAGAAAGAGCCGGATAGAACGATGGAAACGGAGGTGTTTCATCGGGAGGGAATGTTGATTCTTACAGCTTTTCTGGCAGTAGCTGTTTTGATAATAGTTGGAATCTATGGCAGACCTAAGAGTGGCAGAAAGAAAAAAAGCAGGAGGAAAAGGAATGGCAGATAA
- a CDS encoding cupin domain-containing protein codes for MNGVSILKDASEIVHYNTPNIPLYLKDRWLSSYTNMEALCHWHEDIEYMKALKGHMVYYVNGEKLTIHENDALIVNTRQMHYGFSDDKTDCYFACIVFRLHLLCTNQFLLPKIPIFS; via the coding sequence ATGAACGGAGTAAGCATTTTAAAAGACGCCTCGGAAATTGTCCATTATAACACCCCCAATATCCCCCTGTACCTGAAAGACCGGTGGCTCTCCTCCTACACCAATATGGAAGCACTCTGCCACTGGCATGAGGATATCGAATATATGAAAGCACTGAAAGGACATATGGTCTATTATGTGAATGGAGAAAAACTGACCATTCACGAAAATGACGCACTGATCGTAAACACCCGTCAGATGCACTACGGGTTCTCAGATGACAAAACAGACTGCTATTTTGCCTGTATTGTTTTCCGCCTTCATCTGCTCTGCACCAATCAATTTCTTTTACCGAAAATCCCCATATTTTCATAA
- a CDS encoding sugar O-acetyltransferase, which translates to MDNITRRDAGLPYISDDAVFEQQKVTRRLLREFNTTDPSDFETLGRLAGRIVDGAEENVSIMPPFYCDYGFHIQVGKGFFANYNCTILDVAKVTIGENVLFAPNVSIYTAGHPVHPVSRQSGYEYGIPVSIGNNVWIGGNVVITPGVTIGDNVVIGAGSVVTKDIPANVVAAGNPCRVIREITDADKKYYYKDREFDPESWAEIEAMENGE; encoded by the coding sequence ATGGATAATATTACGCGCAGGGACGCCGGACTTCCCTACATATCAGATGATGCTGTATTTGAACAGCAGAAGGTCACAAGAAGACTTTTGAGAGAATTTAACACCACTGACCCCTCAGATTTTGAGACCCTGGGAAGACTGGCCGGACGGATCGTAGACGGCGCGGAGGAAAATGTTTCCATAATGCCTCCGTTTTACTGCGATTACGGCTTCCATATCCAGGTGGGCAAGGGATTTTTTGCGAATTATAACTGTACCATACTGGATGTGGCAAAGGTCACAATAGGAGAAAACGTTTTGTTTGCGCCGAATGTATCCATCTATACAGCAGGACACCCGGTGCATCCTGTATCCAGACAGTCAGGATATGAGTACGGAATTCCCGTATCCATCGGTAATAATGTTTGGATCGGAGGAAATGTAGTCATTACCCCGGGTGTGACCATAGGGGATAATGTTGTGATCGGCGCGGGCAGCGTGGTGACAAAAGATATTCCCGCCAATGTGGTGGCTGCGGGGAATCCCTGCCGTGTGATACGTGAGATCACAGACGCAGATAAGAAATACTATTACAAAGACAGAGAATTTGACCCGGAATCATGGGCTGAGATAGAGGCAATGGAAAACGGTGAGTGA
- a CDS encoding MATE family efflux transporter, with translation MSDRGIFYKKLFTLVLPIAFQNFMTAAVSASDAIMLGVISQEALSAVSLAGQIQFVLSLFLAALTIGTTILAAQYWGKGDKVSVEKILAIALRFSSAISLVFFLGTLFMPETLMGIFTPDAELTAQGAEYLRIVGVSYLLMGISQIYLCIMKNSGNTLKSTVIGSVSMVTNIVLNAVFIFGVWKIPAMGIAGAALATVLSRVLELAWAFAESLRHGRVKLHVRYLFHSDGDLKRDFFHYTLPVLGNELIWGCGFTMYSVIMGHLGSDAVAANSIANIVKNLIACLCLGLASGGGIIVGNELGKGNLSGAKDYGDRLCRLSILMGALSGLLLLGLSPLILGFSNLSPTAHGYLKGMLFMCTYYLIGKSVNSTVIAGIFCAGGDSRFGLFCDAVTMWAVTVPLGLLTAFYFKIPILAVYFIINLDEIIKLPAVYRHYKKYNWVRDITRSSL, from the coding sequence GTGAGTGACAGAGGAATCTTTTATAAAAAATTGTTTACCCTGGTACTTCCCATTGCTTTCCAGAACTTTATGACAGCGGCAGTGAGTGCCTCAGATGCCATAATGCTGGGAGTCATCAGTCAGGAGGCCTTGTCGGCAGTTTCCCTTGCAGGACAGATACAGTTTGTCCTGAGTCTGTTTCTGGCGGCACTGACCATCGGAACCACCATCCTGGCAGCCCAGTATTGGGGGAAAGGGGATAAGGTGTCTGTGGAGAAAATCCTTGCCATTGCGCTGAGGTTTTCTTCTGCCATATCCCTGGTTTTCTTTCTGGGAACCTTGTTTATGCCGGAAACACTTATGGGGATTTTTACTCCGGATGCAGAGCTGACGGCACAGGGAGCGGAATATCTGCGTATCGTGGGTGTGTCCTACCTGCTGATGGGTATTTCCCAGATTTATCTGTGTATTATGAAAAACAGTGGCAATACCCTAAAGAGCACGGTGATCGGCTCTGTTTCCATGGTGACGAATATTGTACTGAACGCAGTCTTTATTTTCGGAGTCTGGAAGATTCCAGCCATGGGTATTGCAGGGGCAGCTCTGGCAACTGTGCTGTCAAGAGTGCTGGAGCTGGCCTGGGCATTTGCGGAGTCTTTGCGGCACGGAAGGGTAAAACTGCACGTGAGATATCTGTTTCACTCTGACGGGGATCTGAAGCGGGATTTCTTTCATTATACACTTCCTGTGCTGGGAAATGAACTGATATGGGGATGCGGATTTACCATGTATTCTGTTATCATGGGACATTTGGGCAGCGATGCGGTGGCAGCCAATTCCATTGCCAATATTGTGAAAAACCTCATCGCCTGTCTGTGTCTGGGACTTGCAAGCGGCGGCGGGATCATCGTTGGAAATGAGCTGGGAAAGGGAAACCTGTCCGGTGCAAAGGATTACGGAGACAGGCTCTGCCGGCTTTCCATCCTCATGGGCGCTCTGTCAGGTCTTCTGCTTCTTGGGCTAAGTCCTCTGATCCTGGGCTTTTCCAATTTGAGTCCAACGGCTCACGGATATCTGAAGGGAATGCTCTTTATGTGCACGTATTATCTCATAGGAAAGTCTGTGAATTCCACTGTGATCGCCGGCATTTTCTGCGCAGGGGGAGATTCCAGATTCGGCCTTTTCTGCGACGCGGTTACCATGTGGGCGGTGACAGTTCCGCTTGGGCTGCTGACTGCATTTTATTTTAAAATACCAATTTTGGCTGTGTATTTCATCATTAATCTGGATGAGATCATAAAGCTTCCGGCTGTTTACAGACATTATAAAAAATATAACTGGGTGAGGGATATCACCAGGAGCAGTCTGTAA
- a CDS encoding response regulator transcription factor, with protein sequence MSRVLIIEDDEILNAGLCFHLQRKEIEVEPAYSLAEAEEYLKGHEPDLILLDVNLPDGNGFDFARKVLTKQSAAFVFLTAHNLDNDVIQGLQLGADDYITKPFSIRVVVEKIQTILRRCARADKDSKIYVCKNLIVDFERRTVSKDGRMLTLTPTEFNLLELFCRNPNRILSKELLLEKVWDDRGNYVNDHALTLNISRLRGKLEDGENNCIKTVYGMGYEWVGGSR encoded by the coding sequence ATGAGCAGAGTATTGATTATTGAGGATGATGAGATATTAAACGCAGGTCTTTGCTTTCACCTGCAGAGAAAGGAAATTGAGGTGGAGCCTGCGTATTCGCTGGCGGAGGCGGAGGAATATTTAAAGGGGCATGAACCGGATCTGATCCTTCTGGATGTGAATCTGCCGGATGGAAACGGTTTTGATTTTGCCCGGAAGGTGCTCACAAAACAGTCCGCTGCCTTTGTTTTTCTGACTGCCCACAATCTGGATAACGATGTGATACAGGGACTGCAGTTAGGGGCAGACGATTACATCACAAAACCCTTCAGCATCCGTGTGGTAGTGGAAAAAATACAGACCATTCTGCGAAGATGTGCCAGGGCGGATAAGGACTCCAAAATATATGTCTGTAAAAATCTGATAGTGGATTTTGAGAGAAGAACAGTCAGCAAAGACGGGCGGATGCTGACTCTGACACCTACGGAATTTAATCTGCTGGAGTTATTCTGCAGAAATCCAAACAGGATCCTTTCAAAGGAGCTTCTTCTTGAAAAAGTCTGGGATGACAGGGGAAATTATGTCAATGACCATGCACTCACATTAAATATCAGCAGGTTGAGAGGAAAGCTGGAGGACGGGGAGAACAACTGTATAAAAACCGTGTACGGCATGGGGTATGAATGGGTGGGAGGCAGCAGGTAA
- a CDS encoding sensor histidine kinase has protein sequence MKKIIRLFLIAFHFLAVCGGSIFLFVQPVSFSAKVILCAVLWGLWAAGMGSFLYFRNQYVRYSGDVCRYAQQIMEGNPCSEVQNQETLTSKMVMELKKTGEILGYKASAAEKEKAETQQLVSDITHQLKTPVTNIKMYGDTLCEEELSGEEVRQFVQVIVQQIGKLEFLIDALSKMSRLESRMMHMHPDHCKVNRTVSQAIDTVASRAKEKGIELQVNVRETLEVCHDSKWTAEALGNILDNAVKYTESGGKIIVSARNLEMYIVISVSDTGIGIDSGHYNQIFQRFYREAKAAKTEGLGIGLYLARQIITLQGGYIKVRSKAGYGTEFEVFLPRRAA, from the coding sequence ATGAAAAAAATCATACGACTCTTTCTCATAGCTTTTCATTTTCTGGCAGTATGCGGGGGAAGTATTTTTCTCTTTGTGCAGCCGGTATCCTTTTCCGCAAAGGTTATCTTGTGTGCTGTGCTATGGGGGCTATGGGCAGCCGGTATGGGCAGCTTCCTGTATTTCAGAAATCAGTATGTAAGATATTCCGGGGATGTATGCCGTTATGCCCAACAGATCATGGAGGGCAATCCGTGCTCGGAAGTGCAGAATCAGGAGACGCTGACCTCCAAGATGGTCATGGAACTTAAGAAAACAGGAGAGATCCTGGGGTATAAGGCCAGCGCTGCGGAGAAAGAAAAGGCAGAGACCCAGCAGTTAGTATCTGACATTACGCATCAGTTGAAAACACCGGTAACGAACATAAAAATGTATGGGGATACACTCTGCGAGGAGGAACTGTCAGGGGAAGAGGTGCGGCAGTTTGTTCAGGTCATAGTGCAGCAGATCGGCAAACTGGAATTTCTCATTGATGCCCTGTCTAAAATGTCACGTCTTGAGAGCAGGATGATGCATATGCATCCCGATCACTGCAAGGTGAACCGGACTGTTTCCCAGGCGATTGACACGGTTGCGTCCAGGGCAAAGGAGAAAGGGATTGAACTGCAGGTAAATGTCAGGGAAACGCTTGAGGTTTGTCATGACAGCAAATGGACTGCGGAAGCTCTGGGAAATATTCTGGATAATGCAGTGAAATATACGGAAAGCGGCGGTAAAATAATTGTAAGCGCACGGAATCTGGAAATGTATATTGTGATTTCTGTCAGTGATACCGGGATCGGCATAGATTCCGGGCATTACAACCAGATTTTCCAGAGATTTTACCGGGAGGCAAAGGCGGCGAAAACGGAGGGGTTGGGAATCGGATTATATCTGGCCCGGCAGATCATCACCCTGCAGGGGGGATACATAAAGGTAAGGTCAAAAGCGGGATACGGAACAGAATTTGAAGTGTTTCTTCCAAGAAGGGCGGCGTAA
- a CDS encoding ABC transporter ATP-binding protein, translated as MNILQTRNLTKYYGKEPLLVKALDGINMEIEQGSFTAIVGRSGSGKSTLLHMLGGLDCPTGGSVMVDGQELSGLDSNELTIFRRRKIGFVFQNFNLMPNLNIYDNIVLPVELDGRSADDKYLKEIVTVLGLEDKLKRKPGKLSGGQQQRAAIARALVTKPAIILADEPTGNLDSQTSQEVLGLFQAASRRFHQTLVMITHNEEIAQVADRTIRIEDGKIVESGWSS; from the coding sequence ATGAATATATTACAGACAAGAAATCTCACGAAGTATTATGGAAAAGAGCCGCTTCTGGTGAAAGCTCTCGATGGTATCAATATGGAAATAGAGCAGGGGAGTTTCACTGCCATTGTAGGCCGGTCCGGTTCGGGTAAGAGTACGCTTCTGCACATGCTGGGCGGTCTGGACTGTCCCACAGGGGGAAGTGTGATGGTAGACGGGCAGGAGCTGAGCGGGCTTGACAGCAATGAACTGACCATTTTCAGGCGGCGTAAGATCGGATTTGTTTTTCAGAATTTCAATCTGATGCCTAATCTGAACATCTATGACAATATTGTCCTTCCGGTAGAACTGGATGGACGCAGTGCAGATGACAAATACCTGAAGGAGATTGTAACAGTCCTGGGTCTTGAGGACAAACTGAAGAGGAAACCGGGAAAGCTTTCCGGAGGACAGCAGCAGAGGGCAGCCATTGCCAGGGCACTGGTTACAAAACCGGCCATCATTCTGGCGGACGAACCCACAGGAAATCTGGATTCCCAGACAAGCCAGGAGGTGCTCGGACTGTTTCAGGCAGCCAGCAGAAGATTCCATCAGACACTTGTGATGATCACCCATAATGAGGAGATCGCCCAAGTGGCTGACAGAACCATCCGGATCGAAGATGGAAAGATTGTTGAGAGCGGGTGGTCTTCATGA
- a CDS encoding ABC transporter permease: MNIDKNNNRRVVWRTAKSNLLGNRLYSFFTVLTIILAVSLISGLAMVQKSAETEKQKILDTMQHVMYMNITEQQMQGLSEDEQTEMMVPYKEGSEVKEDGVKLYPFYIESHSSGIVTYTPAEGKVPELENEIAVDRQLLKALGKDEKTGTELELSFADGGRESFVVCGILERDQELSRYPVYVSKAYADNSRALRDIPYTALVKIVDAGDMQISEFSGVVNNLAVKYEIDRNQVNINGNFEYSLQKTSAVLLIGVVGLIILFAAVVVIYSIFYLSVTGRIHQIGQLRTIGMTKKQINRMIFSEGFMLSGIGIPTGILIGIVSAYFIRPGGFTGAGLFLTVCMSAAFGVLTVLFSVSKPAKMAGNISPVEAVRYTGDEKSREEKDRPHRKLTARTMAKSVWNNNGKKGVLTTVSLAIGGILFMTGAAYMAAWDAEEYSRAGDFEDWEYIVDYAYDAHGNTQRYGITEWQMEGTLSEELKQKLENIPNVKRVKKEINTSAIIRDGSRELMENVYPVTEENREELDALLDAGSTDRLDQNSVIIVNTRLIESIFQISLDMEKEVELEWYNGTNRERTVQIVGVKERADDDRNLEDGIYISGKVMEEMWPEMNKTSAFYVTAEEYGNNAEAVEEDILNILDDYKNLRLQTLREKKIDDAAQTKALNTQVYGLTIFIIIFSIFNMINTSISSITARRREFAMLESIGMERRQIVKMLCIENIYLAVPNLIITLTAGGLAGFGIVWALRKYAGAAYMHFQFPLVEYGIYALCMLFVPMLITYICLRSQNRDSLVTRINYTE, translated from the coding sequence ATGAATATTGATAAAAATAATAACAGAAGGGTTGTATGGAGAACTGCAAAGAGCAATTTACTGGGAAACAGACTGTATAGTTTCTTTACTGTCCTGACCATCATTTTGGCTGTCAGTCTGATAAGCGGTCTGGCTATGGTACAAAAATCTGCGGAAACGGAAAAACAAAAGATATTGGACACCATGCAGCATGTCATGTATATGAATATCACAGAGCAGCAGATGCAGGGTCTGTCAGAGGATGAGCAGACAGAGATGATGGTTCCCTATAAAGAGGGTAGTGAAGTCAAGGAAGATGGAGTGAAGCTGTATCCGTTTTATATAGAAAGCCACAGCAGCGGAATCGTTACCTATACTCCTGCGGAAGGAAAGGTTCCGGAGCTGGAAAATGAAATTGCTGTGGACAGACAGCTTCTAAAAGCTTTGGGGAAAGATGAGAAGACAGGGACAGAACTGGAACTCTCCTTTGCAGACGGGGGGAGGGAAAGCTTTGTGGTCTGCGGCATATTGGAGCGGGATCAGGAGCTGAGCAGATATCCTGTCTATGTCTCGAAAGCCTATGCGGACAACAGTAGGGCGCTCAGGGATATTCCCTATACAGCCCTGGTTAAAATTGTGGACGCAGGGGATATGCAGATATCGGAGTTTTCGGGTGTGGTAAATAATCTTGCCGTCAAATATGAGATCGATAGAAACCAGGTTAATATAAACGGAAATTTTGAGTATTCCCTCCAGAAAACCAGTGCTGTGCTTTTGATCGGAGTTGTGGGGCTTATCATATTATTTGCCGCTGTAGTTGTCATATACAGTATTTTTTACCTGTCTGTGACAGGCAGGATCCATCAGATCGGGCAGCTCAGAACCATCGGCATGACAAAAAAGCAGATAAACAGGATGATCTTCAGTGAGGGGTTTATGCTCAGCGGCATTGGGATTCCTACCGGGATTCTCATAGGCATTGTGTCTGCGTATTTTATCAGGCCCGGGGGCTTTACTGGGGCAGGACTTTTCCTGACAGTATGTATGTCAGCCGCCTTTGGGGTGCTCACTGTACTCTTTTCTGTGAGTAAGCCGGCTAAGATGGCGGGAAATATTTCGCCTGTGGAAGCAGTGAGATACACCGGGGATGAAAAAAGCAGAGAGGAAAAAGACAGGCCGCACAGGAAACTGACAGCGCGAACTATGGCGAAAAGTGTCTGGAACAACAACGGGAAAAAGGGCGTTTTGACCACGGTGTCATTGGCCATAGGGGGTATCTTGTTTATGACAGGTGCTGCCTATATGGCAGCGTGGGACGCTGAGGAATATTCCAGAGCGGGAGACTTTGAAGACTGGGAATATATTGTGGATTATGCGTACGATGCACATGGCAATACACAGAGGTATGGGATCACAGAATGGCAGATGGAAGGAACACTGAGTGAAGAGTTAAAACAGAAACTGGAGAATATTCCCAATGTAAAGCGGGTCAAAAAAGAAATCAACACTTCAGCAATAATCAGGGACGGCAGTAGAGAGCTGATGGAGAACGTCTATCCGGTGACGGAGGAGAACAGAGAAGAACTGGATGCTCTGCTGGATGCGGGAAGTACCGACAGGCTGGATCAGAACTCTGTCATAATCGTCAACACCAGACTCATAGAATCCATATTTCAAATATCTCTGGATATGGAGAAAGAGGTAGAACTGGAGTGGTATAACGGCACAAACAGGGAGCGCACTGTGCAGATCGTTGGGGTAAAAGAGCGTGCAGATGATGACAGGAATCTGGAAGACGGTATTTATATTTCAGGAAAAGTAATGGAAGAGATGTGGCCGGAAATGAATAAAACTTCAGCTTTTTACGTGACAGCAGAGGAGTATGGGAATAATGCAGAGGCTGTCGAGGAGGATATCCTGAACATACTGGATGACTATAAAAATCTTAGGCTGCAGACTCTCAGGGAGAAAAAAATAGACGATGCGGCACAGACAAAGGCCTTAAATACACAGGTTTACGGGCTTACTATCTTTATCATTATCTTCAGTATTTTTAATATGATCAACACCAGTATCAGCAGCATAACGGCAAGAAGGAGAGAATTTGCCATGCTGGAATCCATTGGGATGGAGAGAAGACAGATTGTGAAAATGCTCTGCATTGAGAATATTTACCTGGCTGTTCCAAATCTGATCATTACCCTGACGGCAGGAGGACTGGCCGGTTTTGGCATTGTGTGGGCACTGAGAAAATATGCGGGTGCCGCTTATATGCACTTTCAATTTCCTTTGGTGGAATACGGGATCTATGCCCTGTGCATGCTGTTTGTACCAATGCTGATCACATATATCTGTCTGAGATCGCAGAACAGAGATTCCCTGGTAACAAGGATCAATTACACCGAGTAA